From Papaver somniferum cultivar HN1 unplaced genomic scaffold, ASM357369v1 unplaced-scaffold_99, whole genome shotgun sequence, the proteins below share one genomic window:
- the LOC113346497 gene encoding NAC domain-containing protein 104-like, with amino-acid sequence MGDNNNNVRLPPGFRFNPTDQELILHFLHRKASLLPCVPDVIPDLDLYPYDPWDLNGKALAGDYNQWYFFSRRTSNRVSASGYWMALDDNLVDEPILLPNNHKKTKVAGLKRCLGFYMAHGLKTNWIMHEYRLTDSRGRGSSSSSSSIGSRSSKQRTPTDSSKWVVCRVFEQGGGSDGSYNGDDDDEGITLSGMDEVFLSLDDLDDISLPYQ; translated from the exons ATGGGAGATAATAACAATAATGTGAGGTTACCTCCTGGTTTTCGATTCAATCCGACTGACCAAGAACTCattcttcatttccttcatcgTAAGGCTTCGTTATTACCTTGCGTACCAGATGTCATCCCTGATTTGGATCTCTACCCATATGATCCTTGGGATCTTAACG gtAAGGCTTTAGCAGGAGATTACAACCAATGGTATTTCTTCAGTAGAAGGACTTCGAATCGAGTATCAGCCAGTGGATATTGGATGGCTCTGGATGATAATCTAGTTGACGAACCCATTTTATTGCCAAATAATCATAAGAAGACTAAAGTGGCGGGTTTGAAGAGATGTCTTGGCTTCTACATGGCTCACGGCCTCAAAACCAATTGGATCATGCATGAATATCGATTAACGGATTCTCGTGGCCGTGGCAGTAGTTCATCGTCCAGTAGTATTGGTAGCAGATCTTCTAAACAAAGAACACCAACT GATTCAAGTAAGTGGGTTGTCTGCCGAGTGTTCGAGCAAGGTGGAGGCTCAGACGGGAGCTATAATGGTGACGATGACGACGAAGGGATAACGCTTTCAGGAATGGATGAAGTTTTCTTGTCATTAGATGATCTTGATGATATAAGTCTGCCATATCAATGA